A window of the Virgibacillus pantothenticus genome harbors these coding sequences:
- a CDS encoding NAD(P)-dependent oxidoreductase, whose translation MLTKDARIGFIGTGVMGSSMAKRIMHAGYSVSIYTRTKQKAEALISAGADWEDSIADLAKKCTVIITMVGYPSDVEEVYFSDQGILKNASKGSYFIDMTTSKPKLAIQIAKEAEKKGCLALDAPVSGGDIGAKNGKLTIMVGGQEQAFHDVLELFQTMGDNIILQGEAGAGQHTKLANQITIASNMIGVCEAIAYAKKTGLDPERVLDSITAGAAGSWSLSNLAPRMIKGDYAPGFYVKHFIKDMKIALESAEELGLSTPGLALSLRLYQELEANGEADSGTQALIKLISTQQ comes from the coding sequence TTGCTTACAAAAGATGCTCGAATTGGATTCATAGGAACTGGCGTCATGGGATCCAGTATGGCAAAGCGAATCATGCATGCAGGCTATAGCGTGTCCATTTATACACGAACAAAACAAAAAGCCGAAGCTTTAATTAGCGCTGGCGCAGATTGGGAAGATTCTATTGCTGATTTAGCAAAAAAATGTACCGTCATTATTACGATGGTTGGGTACCCAAGTGATGTGGAAGAAGTTTATTTCAGTGATCAAGGCATTTTAAAAAATGCTTCCAAAGGGTCTTACTTTATTGATATGACGACATCTAAGCCTAAGCTAGCAATACAAATAGCGAAAGAAGCTGAAAAGAAAGGCTGCCTTGCATTAGATGCGCCTGTTTCTGGTGGAGATATTGGTGCTAAAAATGGCAAGCTGACAATTATGGTTGGTGGTCAGGAGCAAGCATTTCATGATGTGCTCGAATTATTTCAAACAATGGGAGATAACATCATTTTACAGGGGGAAGCTGGTGCTGGGCAACATACGAAATTAGCGAACCAAATCACGATTGCTTCAAATATGATTGGTGTCTGTGAAGCCATTGCCTATGCCAAAAAGACAGGTCTTGACCCTGAACGAGTTCTAGATAGTATCACCGCTGGAGCAGCAGGCAGTTGGTCTCTTTCCAATCTGGCACCACGTATGATAAAAGGAGACTACGCTCCTGGATTTTACGTCAAACATTTTATTAAAGATATGAAAATTGCATTGGAATCAGCTGAAGAGCTTGGTCTTTCCACACCAGGATTAGCGTTATCGTTAAGGCTTTACCAAGAGCTCGAAGCAAACGGAGAAGCTGACAGTGGCACGCAAGCATTAATAAAATTGATTTCTACACAGCAATAG
- a CDS encoding class I SAM-dependent methyltransferase, translating to MSFNWSEEAEKQWDERADSWNERSKNMWESGSRSGIIPFLTQYMSQDHHILDIGCGDGYGAFKLYEQGYQVTALDISSVMVQYAKQQLPNGIIVMQGDAQQLPFSTDTFEAVMAINVLEWTEKPKQTLQEWKRVVKAGGYLCVGVLGPTAGPRVNSYPRLHGKTVICNTMMPWEFQQLCLELNLQYVDGYGVLKQGVTKDMYERLPLELQQSVSFSWIFMLRNGG from the coding sequence ATGAGTTTCAATTGGAGCGAGGAAGCGGAAAAGCAATGGGATGAGCGGGCAGATTCTTGGAATGAACGCAGTAAAAACATGTGGGAGTCAGGCAGTAGGAGTGGCATTATCCCTTTTCTAACCCAATATATGAGTCAAGATCATCATATACTGGACATTGGTTGTGGTGACGGATATGGGGCTTTTAAATTATATGAGCAAGGTTATCAAGTGACGGCGCTGGATATTTCCTCTGTAATGGTTCAATATGCAAAGCAGCAGCTTCCTAATGGTATAATTGTTATGCAAGGAGATGCACAACAACTTCCATTTTCTACTGATACATTTGAGGCAGTAATGGCAATTAATGTTTTAGAATGGACAGAAAAACCTAAGCAGACCTTACAAGAATGGAAGCGAGTAGTAAAAGCAGGTGGCTATTTATGTGTAGGGGTTTTAGGACCTACTGCTGGTCCGCGTGTAAATAGCTATCCACGTTTACATGGAAAAACAGTGATTTGTAATACGATGATGCCTTGGGAATTTCAACAGTTATGTTTAGAGTTGAATTTACAGTATGTGGATGGATATGGTGTGCTTAAGCAAGGTGTAACCAAAGACATGTATGAGCGTTTACCGCTTGAATTACAACAATCCGTATCTTTTTCATGGATATTTATGTTAAGAAATGGTGGTTGA
- a CDS encoding AEC family transporter, with translation MEEFLIILKDVILPVFMIMGIGFFLQRKFDLDLQTLARLNIYFLVPGFIFVKLYDTTFSGQLLLQILVFFILLIVILYIIATITTRLIGFDKGKATTFSNSILFFNSGNYGVPVNDLVFKSDPLAMSIQVIILTFQNILLFSYGIFSLQSIQIGKLRALLSYFKMPVLYAMLAGILLNITEVSIPSFVWVPANYIADAMVAMALLTLGAQVAQLRLSAVLPTVYVSLALRLVLGPLVALGIIFLLQMDGLVAQALFIASAMPTAVNSSVIAQEYNNHPTFAAQIVLFSTVFSTITVTAVIYFSRLLF, from the coding sequence TTGGAAGAATTTCTAATTATATTAAAAGATGTTATCTTACCTGTTTTTATGATTATGGGGATAGGCTTTTTCTTGCAACGGAAATTTGACCTTGATTTACAAACGCTTGCAAGACTCAATATTTATTTTCTTGTACCTGGGTTTATTTTTGTTAAACTGTATGATACAACTTTTTCAGGTCAGCTTTTACTGCAAATTTTAGTGTTTTTTATTTTATTAATTGTCATACTCTATATAATAGCAACAATTACCACACGTCTTATCGGTTTTGATAAAGGGAAAGCAACTACCTTTTCCAACAGCATCCTTTTCTTTAATTCTGGTAATTATGGTGTTCCTGTGAACGATTTAGTTTTTAAAAGTGATCCATTGGCCATGTCCATTCAAGTTATTATCTTGACTTTTCAAAATATCCTACTATTTTCTTATGGCATTTTTTCATTACAGTCGATTCAAATCGGCAAACTACGAGCACTCTTAAGCTATTTTAAAATGCCTGTGCTATATGCCATGTTAGCGGGTATCTTGTTAAATATTACGGAAGTTTCCATTCCCTCTTTTGTATGGGTTCCGGCTAATTATATTGCTGATGCAATGGTTGCCATGGCCTTACTCACTTTGGGTGCTCAAGTAGCCCAGCTTCGTCTGAGCGCAGTTTTGCCAACCGTTTATGTAAGCTTAGCTCTCCGCCTCGTTCTCGGCCCGCTTGTCGCTCTAGGTATTATATTTTTACTGCAAATGGACGGACTTGTAGCACAAGCTCTATTTATTGCATCCGCGATGCCAACAGCAGTAAACAGCTCCGTTATTGCACAAGAATACAATAATCACCCAACCTTTGCAGCACAAATTGTTTTATTTTCCACTGTATTTAGTACCATTACTGTAACAGCTGTTATTTATTTCTCACGTCTGTTATTTTAA
- a CDS encoding UPF0236 family transposase-like protein yields the protein MKGIISTLTMKELEKITYRALQESFSQVMAQTLKELDEAIASGRDKKRFYLKRTLKFESVFGQVELKRNYYRDIETGKYVYLLDQYLAFDGTKGMSPVVQDLAIELAVTGVSYRQAGKAMEKLLGYPVI from the coding sequence ATGAAAGGTATCATATCTACGCTAACAATGAAAGAATTAGAGAAAATTACATACCGTGCTTTGCAGGAAAGTTTTTCCCAGGTGATGGCACAGACTCTTAAAGAATTAGATGAGGCGATTGCTTCAGGAAGAGATAAAAAAAGGTTTTATCTAAAGCGAACTCTCAAGTTTGAATCTGTTTTTGGTCAGGTGGAACTGAAAAGAAATTATTATCGAGATATAGAAACTGGAAAGTACGTTTATTTATTGGATCAATATTTGGCTTTTGACGGTACAAAAGGTATGAGTCCAGTGGTGCAGGATTTAGCTATTGAACTGGCTGTGACAGGCGTTTCCTATAGACAGGCTGGTAAAGCAATGGAGAAGCTTTTGGGCTACCCCGTAATCTAA
- a CDS encoding alpha-glucoside-specific PTS transporter subunit IIBC — MMEKLQRFGGAMFTPVSLFAFAGISVAFTIIMKNPLIVGDIASEGTLWYSIWSVLEEGAWTIFNQMELLFLIGLSIGLAKKASGRAAMEALVIYLTFNYFVSMLLQQFGLTFGVDFSQEVGGDSGLKMIAGIKTLDTNILGAILVALIVVWLHDRYFEKKLPDWLGIFQGSAYIVILGFFVMIPFAVLTSWLWPIVQSGIASLQGFMATSGTFGVWIYIFLERLLIPTGLHHFVYVPFNFGPAIVEGGLQRVWAENMVVFAQSTEPLKTLFPEGGFALHGNSKVFAAPGIALAFYYTARKENRKKVAALLIPITLTAVLAGITEPLEFTFLFLAPVLFVVHALIAATMSTTMYALGVVGDFGGGALSMMSKNWIPLFNNHWDTYLIQFAVGLSFTLIYFLVFRFLINKFNLKTPGREAVDEEAKLYSKKDYKAKKASEKETNYVAIEGANQYTDQAQTFLKAFGGSENIASAANCATRLRVSVKDVEKVQADSAFQSGGAHGVVRNGTAFQVIVGLSVPQVREQFDLLRNHEEKGRD, encoded by the coding sequence ATGATGGAAAAACTTCAGCGTTTTGGCGGAGCAATGTTTACCCCGGTTTCATTATTTGCTTTTGCGGGTATATCAGTCGCCTTTACAATCATCATGAAAAATCCATTAATCGTTGGAGATATCGCATCAGAAGGCACACTTTGGTATAGTATCTGGTCCGTTTTAGAAGAAGGGGCCTGGACGATATTCAATCAAATGGAACTACTTTTTCTTATCGGTCTTTCTATTGGCCTTGCCAAAAAAGCAAGTGGAAGGGCTGCCATGGAAGCTTTAGTTATTTACTTAACTTTTAATTACTTTGTATCAATGCTGCTGCAACAATTCGGTCTAACATTCGGTGTTGATTTCTCGCAGGAAGTCGGTGGTGATAGCGGGCTAAAAATGATTGCAGGTATCAAGACGTTGGATACCAATATTTTAGGAGCTATACTCGTTGCTTTAATTGTTGTGTGGCTGCATGATAGATACTTTGAGAAAAAATTGCCAGACTGGTTAGGTATTTTCCAAGGTTCTGCCTACATCGTTATACTTGGGTTCTTTGTCATGATACCATTTGCAGTATTGACTTCATGGTTATGGCCAATCGTACAAAGTGGCATTGCCTCTTTGCAAGGATTTATGGCAACTTCTGGTACATTCGGTGTCTGGATCTATATTTTCCTTGAGAGGCTTTTAATCCCGACAGGACTGCATCATTTTGTTTATGTCCCATTTAACTTTGGTCCAGCAATTGTTGAAGGCGGCCTGCAAAGAGTGTGGGCAGAAAATATGGTTGTATTTGCCCAATCTACAGAGCCATTAAAAACACTATTTCCTGAAGGCGGTTTCGCACTTCATGGTAACTCAAAAGTATTCGCAGCCCCTGGAATTGCATTGGCATTCTATTACACTGCCAGAAAAGAAAACCGCAAAAAGGTAGCAGCATTACTTATCCCAATTACATTAACTGCAGTATTGGCCGGTATTACGGAACCTTTAGAGTTTACATTCCTATTCCTGGCTCCTGTTCTATTTGTTGTGCACGCTTTGATTGCAGCAACCATGTCAACCACCATGTATGCTCTCGGAGTAGTTGGAGACTTTGGTGGTGGTGCATTATCAATGATGTCTAAGAACTGGATACCTTTATTTAATAATCACTGGGATACCTATCTTATACAATTTGCAGTCGGATTAAGTTTTACATTAATTTATTTCCTAGTCTTCCGCTTCCTGATTAACAAATTTAATTTAAAAACACCAGGCAGAGAAGCAGTCGACGAAGAAGCAAAATTATATTCAAAAAAAGATTATAAAGCGAAAAAAGCAAGTGAAAAAGAAACAAATTACGTTGCTATAGAGGGAGCTAATCAATATACCGACCAAGCGCAGACTTTCTTAAAGGCCTTCGGAGGCAGTGAAAATATCGCTTCTGCTGCAAACTGCGCAACCAGACTGCGTGTCAGTGTAAAAGATGTTGAAAAGGTACAGGCTGACAGCGCCTTCCAATCTGGTGGAGCACATGGTGTTGTTCGAAACGGGACAGCTTTCCAAGTCATTGTAGGCTTATCGGTGCCACAGGTTAGAGAGCAATTTGATTTACTAAGAAACCATGAAGAAAAAGGGAGAGATTAG
- a CDS encoding 6-phospho-alpha-glucosidase — translation MKKFSVTIAGGGSTYTPGIVMLLLNNMDKFPLRQLKLYDNDKERQNIVADACEIIVKEMAPEVSFTATTDPEEGFSDIDFVMAHIRVGKYAMREKDEKIPLKYNVVGQETCGPGGIAYGMRSITGVLEILDYMEKYSPEAWMLNYSNPAAIVAEATRRLRPNSKILNICDMPIGIESRMAKAIGLESRKEMDVRYYGLNHFGWWTDIRDKDGNDLKPRIIEYVKEHGYDIGQHSDTSWQHTFQAAKDVQALDSETLPNTYLKYYLYGDQEVAHSDKNHTRANMVMEGREKNVFSECNRIVEAGTSEGTTLKAGDHASYIVDLARAIAYNTHERMLLIVENKGAINNFDETAMVEVPCLVGSNGYEPLAQGNIPQFQKGLMEQQVSVEKLVVEAYIEKSYQKLWQALTVSKTVPNAEVAKQILDELIEANKEFWPELH, via the coding sequence ATGAAAAAATTTTCCGTAACTATAGCAGGTGGGGGAAGTACTTATACGCCAGGAATTGTCATGTTATTGTTAAATAACATGGATAAGTTCCCGCTGCGTCAATTAAAATTATATGATAATGATAAAGAACGCCAAAACATTGTAGCAGATGCTTGTGAAATCATTGTTAAAGAAATGGCGCCGGAAGTAAGTTTTACAGCAACAACTGACCCGGAGGAAGGATTTTCAGATATTGATTTTGTCATGGCACATATCCGGGTTGGTAAATATGCCATGCGTGAAAAAGATGAAAAAATCCCATTAAAATATAACGTTGTTGGCCAAGAGACATGTGGCCCCGGCGGGATTGCCTATGGTATGCGTTCCATCACCGGCGTTCTGGAAATCTTAGATTATATGGAAAAATATTCACCAGAAGCCTGGATGCTGAACTATTCCAACCCGGCAGCAATCGTCGCAGAAGCAACCAGAAGATTACGTCCAAACTCTAAAATCCTTAATATTTGCGACATGCCAATTGGCATTGAGAGCAGAATGGCAAAAGCGATTGGCTTGGAATCACGAAAAGAAATGGACGTCAGATACTATGGCCTGAACCACTTTGGCTGGTGGACAGACATTCGTGATAAAGACGGCAATGATTTAAAACCGCGCATTATTGAATACGTTAAAGAGCACGGCTATGATATAGGGCAACACAGTGATACAAGCTGGCAGCACACATTTCAGGCGGCAAAAGATGTACAAGCATTGGATTCAGAGACGTTGCCAAACACGTATTTGAAATATTATTTGTATGGAGATCAGGAAGTAGCGCATTCTGATAAAAATCACACCCGTGCTAATATGGTTATGGAAGGCAGAGAAAAGAACGTCTTTTCCGAATGTAATCGCATTGTAGAGGCTGGTACTTCAGAGGGAACTACCTTAAAAGCTGGTGATCATGCTTCTTATATTGTAGATCTCGCTCGTGCCATTGCATATAACACTCACGAAAGAATGCTATTAATCGTAGAAAATAAAGGCGCAATCAATAACTTCGATGAAACAGCCATGGTAGAAGTTCCTTGCCTGGTTGGTTCCAACGGTTATGAACCGCTTGCACAAGGTAATATTCCACAATTCCAGAAAGGGTTAATGGAGCAGCAGGTATCGGTTGAAAAGTTAGTAGTTGAAGCATATATTGAAAAATCTTATCAGAAATTGTGGCAGGCTCTTACAGTTTCCAAAACAGTACCCAACGCCGAAGTAGCCAAACAAATTCTAGACGAATTGATTGAAGCAAATAAGGAATTTTGGCCAGAATTGCATTAA
- a CDS encoding MurR/RpiR family transcriptional regulator → MIKDLINKHFDKLSESDIDTLNYVLHHIEECSQMSILELAKTCAMSKSSILRMTQKLGFSGYSEFKYSLKSELEITDNQPNTDLFEIQLNEFEKSRKMFHNIQTDPIYEQIYSADTLYGFATGWGQKNVLEELARNLMSCDKQLFIIPAEREFDVILSRMNKRDLVIIISLSGDLTHQMDTIKQLSILGIPTLSITSLRNNKLAELCTYNIYFESTKLGRFYGFEHRSFIGLFSILDLLYRGYLDYSLKKGKA, encoded by the coding sequence TTGATTAAGGATTTAATAAATAAACATTTTGATAAGTTATCTGAAAGCGATATAGATACATTAAACTATGTCCTCCATCATATAGAAGAATGCAGCCAGATGAGCATTTTAGAGCTTGCCAAAACATGCGCAATGTCTAAATCTTCTATATTACGAATGACCCAAAAGCTTGGGTTCAGTGGATATAGTGAATTTAAATACAGCTTAAAGTCAGAACTGGAAATAACTGATAATCAACCGAATACGGATTTGTTTGAAATTCAATTAAATGAATTTGAAAAAAGCCGGAAAATGTTCCATAACATTCAAACGGATCCTATCTATGAACAAATCTATTCTGCAGATACGTTGTATGGATTTGCAACTGGATGGGGACAAAAAAACGTCCTGGAAGAATTGGCCCGGAATCTGATGTCTTGTGACAAACAACTATTTATTATTCCAGCTGAGCGTGAATTTGATGTTATCCTTTCCCGTATGAATAAACGGGACCTGGTTATTATTATTTCATTAAGCGGAGATTTAACCCATCAAATGGATACAATCAAACAGCTATCTATCTTAGGCATTCCAACACTATCTATTACAAGCCTTCGCAATAATAAACTTGCTGAGCTCTGTACCTACAACATATACTTCGAATCAACCAAACTAGGAAGGTTTTACGGGTTTGAGCATCGATCGTTTATTGGATTATTTTCTATTCTGGACTTGCTTTATCGGGGTTATTTAGATTATTCATTGAAAAAGGGGAAAGCATAG
- a CDS encoding BglG family transcription antiterminator, translating into MNNIEILLDYLRKQAGEHYVSSRTLAEALNVSDRTVRNYVKAINEKHPNLIESSRSGYRIGEEENRQVHKDTNSTSHAKSRRFYILRRLIKRSERGLDLFDLADTLYVSDATIRSDMAQLNQLVNKHGLQITQHHHRYLLKGNEKSRRKLMIDLIDYSKPTSTSLEEEIQMFLGDISLQALMKLSKESFEKYHVHPNTYFFKNFILHLAIAVDRASDNEQLEKSSYHVENRTAVSFQAVEEIAERLYENHQIRLSQADKDELSILFVGQSNLDKTLVNNYTSNDVSRALDHAIQEISDVYMVDFDNDSFRNRLLIHIQNLYNRLLQNKYTRNLSVLNIRIKYPIIFDIAVYLASVLSNDLDVEINDDEIAFLALHIGSYLNSRPEEDQKIKTIIITPAYLSQQSDIQQVIERNFEDDLEVAGVYEDVSEINELLSPEFVITTQDVNQVENAFATIHAEIVSIHEFITKHDITLIRRKIEEIKHHKYVRFIKKKIPELIKEEFLIHFHETLSKKQIMETIADVFQRHNYVPADYLEKLNQREKISATSYPSGVAIPHTMKYEADKTGLIILIPEAPVDWDSNEVKLIIGMAVNKQDTHTFNQIFPRIIELVAESYHVNYLAGAKNREVFIDRLIELMGAGGYFLE; encoded by the coding sequence ATGAACAATATAGAAATACTCTTAGACTATTTAAGAAAACAGGCAGGAGAACATTATGTATCTTCCAGAACATTGGCAGAGGCTTTAAATGTAAGTGATCGTACGGTCCGGAATTATGTGAAAGCAATCAATGAAAAGCATCCGAATCTGATTGAATCCAGTAGATCAGGCTATCGCATCGGAGAAGAAGAAAACAGGCAGGTTCATAAAGATACGAACAGTACCAGTCATGCAAAGAGCAGACGTTTTTATATATTGAGGCGCCTGATTAAAAGATCTGAACGCGGATTGGATTTATTTGATTTAGCAGATACGTTATATGTTTCTGATGCAACGATAAGGTCGGATATGGCTCAGCTTAATCAACTGGTAAACAAGCATGGGTTGCAGATCACCCAGCATCATCATCGGTATTTGTTAAAAGGGAATGAAAAGAGCCGCAGAAAGTTAATGATTGATTTAATTGATTATTCGAAGCCGACCAGTACCTCTTTAGAAGAAGAAATTCAGATGTTTTTAGGAGATATATCCTTGCAGGCATTGATGAAATTGAGTAAAGAAAGCTTTGAAAAATATCATGTACACCCGAATACGTATTTTTTCAAAAATTTTATTCTGCATTTAGCGATAGCTGTAGATCGTGCTTCAGACAATGAACAATTGGAGAAAAGCTCCTATCATGTTGAGAATCGGACTGCTGTCAGCTTTCAAGCAGTGGAAGAAATAGCGGAGCGGCTGTATGAAAATCATCAGATTCGTCTTTCTCAAGCAGATAAAGACGAACTCTCTATCTTATTTGTCGGCCAATCCAACCTGGATAAAACGCTAGTAAATAACTATACCAGTAATGATGTTTCCAGAGCTTTGGATCATGCTATCCAGGAAATAAGCGATGTTTATATGGTGGATTTTGATAATGATTCCTTTAGAAATCGCCTGCTTATCCATATTCAGAATCTCTATAACCGCTTATTGCAAAATAAATATACAAGGAATTTAAGCGTTTTAAATATACGTATCAAGTATCCGATTATCTTTGATATCGCTGTCTATCTGGCATCTGTCTTATCCAATGATCTGGATGTGGAAATCAATGATGATGAGATTGCCTTTCTCGCTCTGCATATCGGCTCTTATCTAAATAGCAGGCCGGAGGAAGATCAAAAAATAAAAACGATTATTATTACACCTGCTTATCTGTCGCAGCAATCAGATATTCAACAGGTTATTGAAAGAAATTTTGAGGATGATTTGGAAGTGGCCGGAGTCTATGAGGATGTCAGTGAAATAAATGAGCTTCTTTCTCCTGAGTTCGTTATTACCACACAGGATGTTAATCAAGTAGAGAACGCTTTTGCCACGATTCATGCAGAAATCGTAAGTATACATGAATTTATAACGAAGCATGATATCACATTAATCCGGAGAAAAATCGAAGAAATCAAGCATCACAAATATGTCCGCTTTATAAAAAAGAAAATTCCGGAGCTTATCAAAGAGGAATTTTTAATCCATTTTCATGAAACGTTATCTAAGAAACAAATCATGGAGACAATTGCAGATGTATTTCAGCGACATAACTATGTACCGGCGGATTATCTTGAGAAATTAAATCAGCGGGAAAAGATTTCCGCTACTTCTTATCCAAGCGGGGTAGCTATTCCGCATACCATGAAATACGAAGCAGATAAGACAGGTTTAATCATTTTGATACCGGAAGCACCTGTCGATTGGGACAGTAATGAAGTAAAATTAATTATCGGAATGGCGGTAAATAAACAGGACACGCATACATTTAATCAAATTTTCCCACGTATTATTGAACTGGTTGCAGAATCCTATCATGTGAATTACCTGGCTGGAGCGAAAAACCGGGAAGTATTTATTGACCGGCTGATTGAGTTAATGGGAGCTGGGGGATATTTTTTGGAGTAG
- a CDS encoding glycoside hydrolase family 1 protein: MFELRKNNYASFPKDFLWGGAIAASQADGAYQADGKKLNSSDIQPYLKGKSNDEIQRLEKLGMTLEEVKKNIADTEQYFPKRFGIDFYHTYETDLELLAEMGFKTFRTSIDWARVFPNGDEKEPNEAALAHYGKMIDKMKSLGIEPIITMLHYETPIHITLEYGGWTNKAVIDMFERYGKVLLDHFGDRVKYWIVINQVNMVQIEPFLSLGVCSDQYERKEEAEYQGVYNQLVASAKIRKYAKTLPYNLQIGTMVADCTVYPYSCKPDDIILAMEHNRMQYFFTDVQFRGSIPVYAESYFAENDIHLDITDEERALLKENTMDYLGISYYFSQMVDAEKNVNKADSITPNPHLDANPWGWNVDPQGLYNSLSQYWDRYEKPIVIAENGFGMYDELVDGKVHDDYRIAYLGDHIEQVGRAIQNGADVIGYCAWGPIDIVSCSSQQMSKRYGFIYVDLDDKGNGTGKRIKKDSFDWYKQVIATNGAEI, translated from the coding sequence ATGTTTGAATTGAGAAAAAATAACTACGCAAGCTTTCCGAAAGATTTTCTGTGGGGAGGTGCAATTGCTGCCAGCCAGGCAGATGGTGCGTATCAGGCTGATGGCAAAAAACTAAACAGCTCGGATATACAGCCTTATTTAAAAGGAAAATCAAATGATGAAATTCAACGCTTGGAAAAGCTGGGAATGACTTTAGAAGAAGTAAAGAAAAATATAGCGGATACCGAGCAGTATTTTCCTAAACGTTTTGGAATTGATTTCTATCATACGTATGAAACAGATCTGGAGCTCTTAGCAGAGATGGGATTTAAAACCTTCCGTACGTCGATAGATTGGGCAAGAGTATTTCCAAATGGAGATGAGAAAGAGCCAAACGAAGCAGCACTTGCTCATTATGGCAAAATGATTGATAAAATGAAGTCTTTAGGTATCGAACCTATCATCACGATGCTTCACTATGAAACTCCGATTCATATCACATTGGAATATGGAGGCTGGACCAACAAAGCCGTAATTGACATGTTTGAACGTTATGGAAAAGTATTATTAGATCACTTCGGAGATCGGGTGAAATATTGGATTGTTATTAATCAGGTCAATATGGTGCAGATTGAGCCATTCCTTTCGCTTGGCGTATGCAGTGATCAATATGAACGTAAGGAAGAAGCGGAATATCAGGGCGTATACAATCAATTGGTAGCTTCAGCGAAGATTCGGAAATACGCAAAAACATTGCCGTATAATTTGCAAATTGGCACGATGGTAGCTGACTGTACAGTTTATCCATATTCCTGCAAGCCAGATGATATTATTCTTGCTATGGAGCATAACCGTATGCAGTATTTCTTTACGGATGTGCAATTCCGGGGAAGTATTCCAGTTTATGCAGAAAGTTACTTTGCAGAAAATGATATTCATTTGGATATCACAGATGAAGAGCGGGCATTACTAAAAGAAAACACAATGGATTATCTCGGTATTTCCTATTATTTTTCACAAATGGTGGATGCAGAAAAGAATGTGAACAAAGCAGATTCTATTACGCCGAATCCACATTTAGATGCGAATCCATGGGGCTGGAATGTTGATCCGCAAGGCTTATATAATTCGCTTTCCCAATATTGGGACCGTTATGAAAAACCAATTGTTATCGCTGAAAATGGTTTTGGCATGTATGATGAGTTAGTAGACGGTAAAGTTCATGATGACTATCGCATCGCCTATTTAGGAGATCATATTGAACAGGTTGGACGTGCCATTCAAAACGGGGCAGATGTTATCGGCTATTGTGCATGGGGCCCCATTGATATCGTCAGCTGTTCTTCCCAGCAAATGTCCAAACGTTACGGTTTTATCTACGTTGATCTGGATGATAAAGGAAACGGAACAGGAAAACGAATCAAAAAGGATAGCTTTGATTGGTACAAACAGGTTATTGCAACAAATGGTGCTGAAATATAA